Proteins encoded in a region of the Anopheles aquasalis chromosome 2, idAnoAquaMG_Q_19, whole genome shotgun sequence genome:
- the LOC126576067 gene encoding fibrinogen-like protein A, with translation MKLTICFLLYCVLYAGATTKSCGTVDAALDTPSSERILAQGLEMVLAKLAQMDRKLVQLHFDTTTTTPKPQVPSYSSCRNVPSNVSGVYLINPNKDSASFNVYCEQEKFEGGWIVMQHRFDGSVDFYRNWTQYREGFGELDSEFWLGLERIHQLTTARTHELIVEVRDFRDNYGYARYSSFHVDSESENYKLKVLGSYSGTAGNSMNYLVGRMFSTLDRDNDGNSDINHAVTNHGAWWYPHGNWSNLNGPYKNTTDCKGNWWHSLKNDCRGLRFARMMIRELKR, from the exons ATGAAGCTAACTATTTGCTTTCTATTGTATTGTGTTTTGTACGCAGGGGCTACTACCAAGAGCTGTGGTACCGTGGACGCAGCCCTGGACACTCCATCTTCGGAACGGATCTTGGCACAAGGACTGGAGATGGTGCTGGCTAAGCTCGCGCAGATGGATCGCAAGTTGGTGCAACTCCACTTTGA TactaccacaacaacaccgaaaCCTCAGGTTCCTTCCTATTCATCCTGCAGGAACGTTCCTTCAAATGTATCGGGAGTGTATCTTATCAATCCAAACAAAGATAGTGCGTCGTTCA ACGTTTACTGTGAACAGGAGAAATTCGAAGGCGGCTGGATTGTAATGCAGCATCGGTTTGATGGCTCGGTTGATTTCTATCGTAATTGGACGCAATACCGCGAGGGCTTCGGTGAGTTAGACAGCGAATTTTGGCTCGGACTAGAGCGAATTCATCAACTCACGACAGCCCGTACTCACGAACTAATTGTTGAGGTGAGGGACTTTCGCGACAATTACGGGTACGCCCGCTACAGTTCATTCCACGTGGACAGTGAAAGTGAGAATTACAAGCTTAAAGTCCTGGGATCGTATAGTGGTACTGCAGGAAATTCGATGAATTACCTGGTGGGGCGCATGTTCTCAACACTGGATCGGGATAATGATGGGAATTCCGACATTAATCATGCTGTTACTAATCATGGGGCCTGGTGGTATCCCCATGGTAACTGGTCGAATTTGAATGGACCGTACAAGAATACTACCGATTGTAAGGGAAATTGGTGGCATAGTTTGAAAAACGACTGTCGAGGATTGCGCTTCgccaggatgatgatccgaGAATTGAAAAGATAA